In the Chlorobium limicola DSM 245 genome, one interval contains:
- a CDS encoding alpha/beta fold hydrolase: MLHYKTYELPDTDAPWVVFVHGAGGSSSIWFLQIKEFIKHFNVLLVDLRGHGKSKHIVTFKEDRHYNFEDITRDIIEVLDELHIDKAHFIGISLGTILIRNMSEIAPDRVSSMIMGGAIIRLNIRAKVLVTLGNMFKRVVPYMWLYSFFAWIIMPRERHKKSRLLFVNEAKKVAQKEFMRWFRLTYELTPLLKYFEEKDTGIPTLYLMGEEDHMFLPAVRLIITRHTNSWLEVISDSGHVCNVDQPREFNSRAIAFVKKMDTISARECEAGLPQLAVC; this comes from the coding sequence ATGCTTCATTACAAGACATATGAACTTCCCGACACCGATGCTCCATGGGTTGTGTTTGTGCACGGGGCCGGCGGCAGTTCTTCTATCTGGTTTCTGCAGATCAAGGAGTTTATCAAGCATTTCAATGTTCTGCTTGTCGATCTGAGAGGACATGGCAAATCAAAGCATATCGTAACCTTCAAAGAGGACCGGCACTACAATTTCGAGGATATCACCCGTGACATCATCGAAGTTCTTGATGAGTTGCATATTGATAAAGCTCATTTTATAGGGATTTCTCTGGGGACTATCCTGATTCGTAATATGAGCGAAATCGCACCTGATCGCGTCAGTTCAATGATTATGGGTGGTGCGATCATCAGGCTGAATATAAGGGCAAAAGTGCTTGTAACCCTTGGAAACATGTTTAAGCGGGTTGTGCCTTATATGTGGCTCTACAGTTTTTTCGCCTGGATTATCATGCCTCGCGAGCGGCATAAGAAGTCGCGTCTGCTGTTTGTGAACGAGGCGAAGAAGGTTGCTCAGAAGGAGTTCATGCGCTGGTTCAGGCTGACCTACGAGCTTACTCCGCTCCTGAAGTATTTTGAGGAGAAGGATACAGGTATTCCTACGCTTTACCTGATGGGTGAGGAAGATCATATGTTTCTGCCTGCGGTTCGTCTGATCATTACCCGCCATACGAATTCATGGCTTGAGGTTATCAGTGATTCCGGACATGTATGCAATGTCGATCAGCCTCGGGAGTTCAACTCTCGCGCTATTGCCTTTGTCAAAAAGATGGATACCATTTCGGCAAGAGAGTGCGAAGCGGGATTGCCTCAACTTGCGGTCTGTTAG
- the pth gene encoding aminoacyl-tRNA hydrolase, with protein sequence MKLVIGLGNPESKYSGTRHNVGFDVIDRLSESFQIPFTAGKGKYHFAKINWRNTAIVLLKPMTYMNLSGHAVVAAMNFYKIQRQDILVICDDLNLPSGTLRLRAKGSAGGQNGLKHIIECLGNDEFARMRVGIRLEDQPLSSFSSFVLGKFSEDEKKTMEKILPVCADAALDFSVNGIEHAMNHYNKPAA encoded by the coding sequence ATGAAACTTGTCATCGGACTCGGCAATCCGGAATCGAAGTATTCGGGAACCAGACACAATGTGGGATTCGATGTGATCGACAGACTTTCCGAATCTTTTCAGATCCCGTTCACCGCCGGAAAAGGTAAATACCATTTCGCGAAAATCAACTGGCGCAATACCGCAATCGTTCTGCTCAAACCGATGACCTACATGAACCTGTCCGGTCATGCCGTGGTAGCCGCCATGAACTTTTATAAAATTCAGCGTCAGGACATTCTGGTTATCTGCGATGACCTCAACCTGCCGTCAGGCACCCTGAGGCTCAGAGCCAAAGGATCCGCAGGAGGACAGAACGGCCTGAAGCATATTATCGAATGTCTGGGAAATGATGAATTTGCCCGTATGAGAGTGGGTATCCGGCTGGAAGATCAGCCGCTGTCCTCGTTCTCATCGTTTGTCCTGGGGAAATTCAGTGAAGACGAAAAAAAAACAATGGAAAAAATTCTGCCGGTATGCGCCGATGCAGCTCTCGATTTTTCCGTCAACGGCATCGAGCATGCCATGAACCACTACAACAAACCTGCCGCCTAA
- a CDS encoding sodium-translocating pyrophosphatase encodes MENQTILYAIPVSGVLALIYAFFKASWISKQPEGTEKMSKIAGHIADGALAFLKREYKVLVIFVISVAILLGFANSGREGTSPIIALSFVVGAFCSALAGFFGMKVATKANVRTTNAARTGLGQALNIAFSGGLVMGLSVVGLGILGLSTLFIIYSQMFPALTQVSEVINLISGFSLGASSIALFARVGGGIYTKAADVGADLAGKVYEGIPEDDPRNPATIADNVGDNVGDVAGMGADLFESYVGAIIGTMVLGAAFVPVFNTMGVNPVIGVTLPLIIAAVGILVSIVGSFFVKVKEGGNPQTGLNMGEFGASIIMAVLSYFIIDYFLPASWTVDGFTYTSLNIFFAVIIGLVAGVLIGMITEYYCSTDNKPVIEIARQSLTGAATTIISGLGIGMMSTGLPVLVLSAAIVASHYYAGLYGIAIAALGMLSVTGIQLAVDAYGPISDNAGGIAEMAGLPPEVRERTDKLDAVGNTTAAIGKGFAIGSAALTALALFAAYRQQAHVTSLDISEPIIMAGLLIGAMLPFVFSAMAMGAVGRAASDMINEVGRQFREIPGLREGTAEAEFAHCVDISTKAAIREMILPGLMGVLVPVVVGFISKDMLGGLLAGVTSSGVLMAIFQSNAGGAWDNAKKRIEGKIEFNGVVYGKGSDAHKAAVVGDTVGDPLKDTSGPSLNILMKLIAVVALVIAPLL; translated from the coding sequence TCCGGTTAGTGGTGTTCTTGCATTGATCTATGCCTTTTTCAAGGCCTCCTGGATTTCCAAACAGCCCGAAGGCACTGAAAAAATGTCGAAAATCGCCGGGCACATCGCCGACGGCGCTCTCGCATTCCTGAAAAGGGAGTACAAGGTTCTCGTTATTTTCGTCATCTCCGTAGCCATCCTCCTCGGCTTCGCCAACAGCGGAAGAGAAGGAACATCCCCGATTATCGCCCTCAGCTTTGTGGTGGGAGCCTTCTGTTCGGCGCTTGCCGGTTTTTTCGGCATGAAGGTAGCAACAAAAGCCAACGTGCGCACCACAAATGCCGCGCGCACCGGGCTTGGTCAGGCACTCAACATAGCCTTTTCGGGCGGTCTGGTAATGGGCCTTTCCGTTGTCGGCCTCGGCATTCTCGGCCTCTCGACTCTCTTTATCATCTATTCGCAGATGTTCCCCGCCCTGACCCAGGTCAGCGAAGTCATCAACCTTATCTCCGGCTTCTCGCTCGGCGCATCGTCCATCGCACTCTTTGCCCGTGTAGGCGGAGGCATCTACACCAAAGCCGCCGACGTCGGAGCCGACCTTGCGGGCAAGGTTTACGAAGGCATTCCGGAAGACGATCCGCGCAACCCTGCGACCATTGCCGATAACGTCGGCGACAACGTCGGCGACGTTGCGGGTATGGGCGCCGACCTTTTCGAAAGCTATGTAGGCGCAATCATCGGAACCATGGTGCTCGGCGCCGCATTCGTTCCGGTATTCAATACCATGGGAGTCAATCCGGTCATTGGCGTAACCCTTCCGCTCATCATCGCTGCGGTAGGCATTCTCGTCTCGATCGTCGGCTCGTTCTTCGTGAAGGTCAAGGAGGGAGGCAATCCTCAGACCGGCCTCAACATGGGCGAGTTCGGAGCATCCATCATCATGGCCGTGCTCAGCTACTTCATCATCGACTACTTCCTTCCCGCAAGCTGGACGGTTGACGGCTTCACCTACACCTCGCTCAACATCTTCTTCGCGGTCATCATCGGACTTGTAGCCGGCGTGCTCATCGGCATGATTACCGAGTACTACTGTTCGACGGACAACAAACCTGTTATCGAGATTGCCCGTCAGAGCCTCACCGGCGCGGCTACAACCATCATTTCCGGACTTGGAATCGGCATGATGTCCACCGGACTGCCGGTACTCGTACTCTCCGCTGCTATCGTCGCATCTCACTACTATGCAGGACTCTACGGTATCGCCATTGCCGCGCTCGGCATGCTTTCCGTAACCGGCATCCAGCTTGCCGTCGATGCGTACGGACCGATTTCAGACAACGCCGGCGGTATTGCCGAAATGGCCGGCCTGCCACCGGAAGTCCGCGAAAGAACCGACAAGCTCGATGCCGTCGGTAACACGACGGCTGCTATCGGTAAAGGCTTTGCCATCGGCAGCGCTGCGCTGACTGCACTTGCCCTCTTTGCCGCATATCGTCAGCAGGCGCATGTCACCTCTCTTGACATCTCCGAACCAATCATCATGGCAGGCCTGCTTATCGGGGCCATGCTGCCCTTCGTCTTCAGCGCCATGGCCATGGGTGCCGTAGGCCGTGCAGCTTCAGACATGATCAACGAGGTCGGCCGTCAGTTCAGGGAAATTCCCGGCCTGCGGGAAGGCACCGCCGAGGCAGAGTTCGCGCACTGCGTCGATATCTCCACAAAGGCAGCCATCAGGGAGATGATCCTTCCCGGTCTCATGGGCGTACTGGTCCCGGTTGTCGTGGGATTCATATCAAAGGATATGCTCGGCGGCCTGCTTGCCGGCGTGACCTCTTCGGGTGTGCTGATGGCTATCTTCCAGTCCAACGCCGGCGGGGCCTGGGATAACGCCAAAAAGCGGATCGAAGGCAAAATCGAATTCAATGGCGTCGTATACGGCAAGGGCTCCGATGCGCACAAGGCCGCGGTCGTCGGCGATACGGTGGGCGATCCACTCAAGGATACCAGCGGACCGAGCCTCAACATCCTCATGAAACTCATTGCCGTGGTTGCTCTGGTCATCGCTCCGCTGCTTTGA